Genomic segment of Paenibacillaceae bacterium GAS479:
ATGGTCACATTATCGACCTTCATGATTTCCGGGTTTGTGGTGCGGAAGGTTTCGGCAATGGCATTAACCGCCTTGGCCGCTTGCTCATAGGAGGTACTAACGAAGGTTAGATCCATGACCTGGGATTCAGCGGAGGAACCGATGCCAAGTCCGCCGCGCAGCTGATCCGCGCTCAGCTTGAGATCGGGGAAGTTGTTAGCAACTTTGTTCAGAATCGCAAAAGATTGTATAATTTCTTTATACGAGTTGATTACCGTGATATTGGTTTGCATCGTGCTTAAATCCAGCATTGATGTACCCTGAAACTCGAACGCCTGATTAACGATGAGCTTGGCTGAAGCCTGATAGACCGGCGTGGTATAGAGAAAGCTTTTCACTCCTGTCGCCACGCATGCCAGTAACACGATGGTGACGATGAGCCATTTGCGCTTGGCCAATATGCTTAGATACTCTTTCAGTTCCACGTTAGGGCCTCCATTATGTAAATTTGTCAGTTCCGATAAAGATAGTGGACTTTATGTGTGGGAAGAGTTGGCTGATGGCGTAAAGTCCACTCATTCAGCTCCTTCATCCATTCCGTTCGGGGAATCGATAACTCGATAATCCTAAGTTCATACACATAGAGGTAATTTTGCTTCGTTCGTGAGGTAACGATACCGGACAACTGAACATACTTGCGGCCTAATCGCAGGTTGAAGTCGAGCCGGTATTGGTCATGGACCGGGAAACGGAGTGTTGTGGAGAATTCCAGTTCATCCGTGCTCATATGCTGTAAGAGGACTTTCCTTGAGCCGGATTCGACTGCCTCTCCCCTAACCTGCGAGATGTGAAGATCAGCAAGCAACTGATGATTCAACCGCAATCGGGGAATTGCGTCAGCGCGATTCTCCATATTCCGACGCTCAACCATGATTCACCTCCGACAAATACCGCCGGGCTAAGGTATAAAACGGAGGCCAGCGGGCTAGAATGATATTCAAATGATACATTTTGTATCTTTAACATCTCCAACTTTACGATACAATACGTAACATGTCAAGGGGTTTTCACGTTCGTTTTCAAAAATTGCGTCTTTTTGTATCATTCCTTTGAGGTTGAGCATTTCCGTATTAAACTTGAATATATAGAGAGTTAGGAGGTACGTAAGTGGACATTGGATCTCGGCTTGCAAGTCTGAGGGAACAGCGCGGATGGACTCAGGAACAGACTTCCCAGTCGCTTGGAATATCCCGCGCAGCCTTGAGTCACTACGAAAAAAACCGACGTGAGCCGGATACAGATACGCTCGCTAAATTTGCCGATATTTATCAAGTGTCCATCGACTATTTGGTGGGAAGAACTGACAATCCGGAGTCAACGCTTGATGCGGATGTGAGGGACTTTGCCGGCAGCATCGAGCTGTCCGATGGGGAGATATTGGAGAAGTTCGCATTCTCCATCGACGGCAGCCCACTTACGACGGAGGAGTCCAAGATGTTTATTGCTTTTATTCGGGCTAACCGTTCAATGAAATAATATGGAATAACTTTTCAAAAAACCTGCTTATATGCAGGTTTTTTTTAATTCCCCTTCCTCTTATTATATATAGATAATTTGAATCACTTTAGACATTTTACTGATTCCTCAGTCCCAATTCGACAAATCTTCCTGTTTTATTCTGTCAATATAATCTCACATTCCGACAGTCTTTGCGTCCTTGGTCAGATATACTTTATCCTATGTTCCCAATACGTAGAGAAAAAATATAGGAAACGGGAGTGGAATACAGGACATGGATAACAAGCATCAAGAGAAAAACGAGAAAACTCCTGTGAAGGTATTGGATGTACGACAAGTGCTAGAGCAGCTCGGTTTTGATCCGACAGCAGCTATTAAAGAAATCTTCGGAAACCGGAACCAATCGAGTGAAGTACAGGATGACCGCGACTCCCCCAAACGGATTTGATGTCGTAAACCTTTGCCCTTCTTAAGGCCTCTTTCCCCCTAGAAGCATGCCTTACAAATGAGTTCAAGCCGATCAGTTGTTCCTCGCTGCATATTAATGTTACATACCGTATATATCCACCAGATACATATCGTTTCAAAGCTTCTTAGAAAATAAATAGACAGCTTCGGAGTAATTCCCGGAGCTGTCTATTTATTTTCCATCCATTTCAGACGGTCTATTCGCTTAGAATTATGATACCCACACTCTGCTATCTTCGCGTATATGAACCTGTTCACCAGATGCCAACCTAGCGGAAATGTGGAACATTTCTTTGGCAGCCTCCAGATGAGGCTCAATGGTCCAGCTATCATCGCTCATCAATGCAGAAAGATTATCGCAAAACTGTCCATGCTCCGCATAGTGCTTCCGTTGCCGGTAGTACAGCTTACGCAGCTCCCATTTTGCAATCTCCACCTGCGGGAGTTTAGTGTCCATCGGCTGATCGCCTTCCGCGAACCACACTAACCCCCATAGTTCCGGATAATGCATATTAATAATGCCCATAGGAGACCATACCCAGTTTTCTTCAGGCAGCGATTTCCCTGTTGCTTCATTTTTACGCTTCACGTACTGCCCATCTACAATATCTGTATGCCATTCTACGCGGGAGAAGTTAACTCTCCAATATTCCCCGGCTTCCGGCGGGCGTCCGTTTTTGGCGCACTCTTTCAAAGCGCTCCATGGCATCGCTACTTCAAGGGACCATTTACGGTTCGCAGAACCCGGCTTGTTGATCTCTCCATCTATATGTACGGCTGTTTTGAGGCCGTGGATGTCCCATCCGTTCACCGGAGGCCCGCCGTCCCGGTAAGGCTTAACGAGCAGAAGATCCCATACCGTATTGAAGGCGTTCATCTCAAACTCATAGTACTGGTGGGTATCTCCGTCCGGATCGATGAAGATCTCGAAGTCATTATCATAAAAAATGACCGAATCCCTTTCGGTCAGCGTTGCCCAAATTTCATCTTCAATGAGCTCTGCTCCAAAATAAAAGTATTCGTCGTCCCACGCCATTTTGACACGAGTCTGTTTGGTCGGCTTCGGCCGCAGATCGCCTTCAATATCAACAAAATCATCGGTCCACGGAACCTGTGACCAGAATGGCTTGTCCAGACGGCCATCTAATACGAGTGGCTCGCTCGACTTCCTGCATACATAATGTTTTGGATCAAAAACAAGACTTGGTTCAGGCACGTTGTCGTAAGACATGGATCATTCCTCCTGCTCTCATTCGTTTTAATTTGTTAGGTGAATTCAGCTGGGATTTTAACCTAACAAATCCTGTTTGGCGAGAACATTGTATCATGAACGGCTTGATGGTAAATCAAAAAAGCGGCCCTTTGAAACCATTGAGCCGAGCAATCATACCGATTTGACCAGCATGATACGCCTCATGGGTAAACACGTGGTGAAATAACCATCTCCAAGTTGGAGTGGAAGGCGGAGCCCAGCCATCTGAAAACTCGGGTACTTGTATAATTGAAAGTAACTCTGCTTGTGAAATCGTACGCAATACTTCGTCTATTTGTTTACGAATGTCCACATATGCCGCCAGTATCTCCTGTGGGAGGGAAGTGCTAGTTATGGCAAGGACAGGAGCACCTTTTAACCCGATTTGGTTTACCCAATGATCTTCACTTAGGGCGATATGAGAAATAACCCAGGCAATATTATTTGGATATCCTTGATTTGTAGCAGTCCACTGATCTTCATTAAGATTTTTGAGATAAGGTATCAAAACCTTTCTCACATCATTTCTATAAGGAAACAATTCCATTTCAAGCATTATAAACTCCACCTTAGTGAATAGATTTACTTACAAACTATACTACAGAAACTTGCTTAGTTATTTTTAATAAAATAGTCAGTCGGTGGAGAAAAACCAAACCACGCACGCTGAAACAAACAACGACGCCAAATGTTACGCCCTCATTAGAAGCGTTCGCCTTTGACGTCGTATTTTTAACCATTATGGACAGCGATCGGTAAGCCGATCTTTAGTACTATTTCACCGTAATTCTAATCCAAAGCCGAAAAACTCCATCTTTGATTCATCGCGGTGGAATCGGGCGATTGGACTACGGCAGCCCCTTCGGCGGTCGATTCTCCGTTAATGCCAAGCACTTTTCCGCTGTTACGGTTGATCAGCTTAAATCCTCCTCCGCTGACCGGAACGATCTGCCAGTGCTGATTGATTGAGGTTGTTGACGCGTATTGAATGGCAGCCGCACCGTCCGCAGTAGCAGCACCGTAAATATTCAAATACTTTCCGCTATTCACGTTTTGAATTTTGTAATAACCGCCGCCTGCATCATAAAATTTCCAGGTTTGGCCAGCAGCGTTAGAGAACGTATTTTGTACAGCCGCTGCGCCGTCTGCGGTGGAATTTCCGGTTATGCCTAAAGCTTTGCCGCTGTTTTGGTTGGTGATAGAATAGGTTTTTGTCAAATCAATCGTTGTATTTATAGGGCTCCATGTACCTGCGACAGTGTCGATGGACCAGCTTCCATTGCCATTAATGTTAGGATTTCCATTGGGGCCAAAGCTGACGGGATGCCATTGATTTCTGCCTACACCGGTGCTTCCTCCCGACATGTTGTTCCAACGGTCACCCAAGTAAACATACAACGTACCCGAGCTGCCTTGAATCGGCAGAATCTGATCGGTTTGCGTATCATATG
This window contains:
- a CDS encoding Uncharacterized damage-inducible protein DinB (forms a four-helix bundle); translated protein: MLEMELFPYRNDVRKVLIPYLKNLNEDQWTATNQGYPNNIAWVISHIALSEDHWVNQIGLKGAPVLAITSTSLPQEILAAYVDIRKQIDEVLRTISQAELLSIIQVPEFSDGWAPPSTPTWRWLFHHVFTHEAYHAGQIGMIARLNGFKGPLF
- a CDS encoding Carbohydrate family 9 binding domain-like — encoded protein: MSYDNVPEPSLVFDPKHYVCRKSSEPLVLDGRLDKPFWSQVPWTDDFVDIEGDLRPKPTKQTRVKMAWDDEYFYFGAELIEDEIWATLTERDSVIFYDNDFEIFIDPDGDTHQYYEFEMNAFNTVWDLLLVKPYRDGGPPVNGWDIHGLKTAVHIDGEINKPGSANRKWSLEVAMPWSALKECAKNGRPPEAGEYWRVNFSRVEWHTDIVDGQYVKRKNEATGKSLPEENWVWSPMGIINMHYPELWGLVWFAEGDQPMDTKLPQVEIAKWELRKLYYRQRKHYAEHGQFCDNLSALMSDDSWTIEPHLEAAKEMFHISARLASGEQVHIREDSRVWVS
- a CDS encoding Transcriptional regulator, contains XRE-family HTH domain, coding for MDIGSRLASLREQRGWTQEQTSQSLGISRAALSHYEKNRREPDTDTLAKFADIYQVSIDYLVGRTDNPESTLDADVRDFAGSIELSDGEILEKFAFSIDGSPLTTEESKMFIAFIRANRSMK
- a CDS encoding Capsular polysaccharide biosynthesis protein produces the protein MELKEYLSILAKRKWLIVTIVLLACVATGVKSFLYTTPVYQASAKLIVNQAFEFQGTSMLDLSTMQTNITVINSYKEIIQSFAILNKVANNFPDLKLSADQLRGGLGIGSSAESQVMDLTFVSTSYEQAAKAVNAIAETFRTTNPEIMKVDNVTILNKADVNAPAMSINTSPIVLIFIAFVVSFMLSVGLVFLLHYMDDTIKTERDVEKELELPMLALITKIDKYGTRSHKTSASTPKKVGEGSYATLNQ